A stretch of the Haladaptatus sp. R4 genome encodes the following:
- a CDS encoding CBS domain-containing protein, with the protein MDISEIVSTQFTEFDIGAPLSKVAGAFENQELDAVVVTDGDEYRGVVSRRQLASSSNQPSAKVGSRVQHVPTVDRTEDVREVARLMIGSNAKTLPVLDKDRVFGVVTADAVLEAVSPFLDAVSVDDAYTTTLISVTPTTTMGKALNTLREARIAHLPVIDDDELVGILSLYDVIEFTTRGGNKSQGGSSDEFSGRGGFGERDGTSDRMLDLPVRNLMSDAAATVQRDTPLDVVVETMFDQEISSLVVTANKTDEPVGIITKTDVIEALTWEQEERRPVQVFGLDLLDEMDYDDVSALIDSVTSKYGEVSVIKASIELHEHKEKSRGVPLVLARIRLVTDRGYFTAKGEGYGATHALRLAANAVERQLLKGKTYGQSKKHPDTEEQQQLYGWWLGA; encoded by the coding sequence ATGGATATCTCTGAGATAGTTTCAACACAGTTCACCGAGTTCGACATCGGGGCACCCCTTTCGAAGGTCGCCGGTGCGTTCGAGAATCAAGAACTCGACGCCGTCGTCGTTACAGACGGTGACGAGTATCGTGGCGTCGTCAGCCGCCGACAACTGGCCTCGTCGTCCAATCAACCCTCGGCGAAGGTTGGCTCACGGGTGCAACATGTCCCGACCGTCGATCGAACCGAGGATGTCCGTGAGGTCGCACGACTCATGATCGGGAGTAACGCTAAGACGCTCCCAGTGCTGGACAAAGACCGCGTCTTTGGTGTGGTGACCGCAGATGCCGTCCTGGAGGCCGTGAGCCCGTTTCTTGACGCGGTCAGCGTCGACGATGCATACACGACAACCCTGATCAGTGTGACTCCGACGACCACGATGGGCAAAGCCCTCAACACGCTTCGGGAAGCACGTATCGCACACCTTCCAGTCATTGACGATGACGAGCTCGTCGGCATATTGAGTTTATACGATGTCATCGAATTCACGACACGCGGGGGGAACAAGAGCCAGGGTGGTTCGTCAGACGAGTTTAGTGGCCGCGGCGGCTTCGGTGAACGTGACGGTACTTCTGATCGGATGCTCGATCTGCCGGTGCGAAACCTGATGTCCGATGCAGCTGCGACGGTTCAGCGAGACACACCGCTCGATGTGGTAGTCGAAACGATGTTCGATCAGGAGATTTCCTCACTTGTCGTCACAGCGAACAAGACAGACGAACCGGTCGGAATCATCACAAAGACGGACGTCATTGAAGCACTCACCTGGGAACAGGAAGAACGGCGCCCCGTGCAGGTGTTCGGTCTCGATTTGCTCGATGAGATGGACTATGACGACGTTTCCGCGTTAATCGACAGCGTGACCTCGAAGTATGGTGAGGTGAGCGTAATCAAGGCCAGTATCGAACTGCATGAGCACAAAGAAAAGAGTCGAGGAGTACCACTGGTACTGGCACGGATTCGGCTCGTCACCGACCGTGGTTACTTCACCGCTAAAGGGGAGGGCTACGGCGCTACGCATGCACTTCGTCTCGCCGCGAACGCGGTCGAACGCCAACTTCTCAAGGGCAAAACCTATGGCCAATCGAAGAAGCATCCGGACACCGAGGAGCAACAACAACTGTACGGCTGGTGGCTCGGGGCATAA
- a CDS encoding DNA polymerase domain-containing protein, with product MHGIVDSVWVRPIEGEEQTSLSELVSEISEEVEIRLEHEAHYDWISFVPLRDSDAGALTKYFGKVAGEDEYKYRGIECRQRSTPSYIGDAQKALIRAVDAYRDPEAVCEELRSWVDRLERGAVDPDELVITNRVSKKREDYTQLTRSVAALERAAELGLTRAPGQSVSYVVVDDAKQSRERVKLASEELDEYDVGFYRELLVRAAASVLSPLGWRESDIEEELGKYIESSLASFGSI from the coding sequence GTGCATGGCATCGTCGATAGCGTGTGGGTGAGGCCGATTGAAGGCGAGGAACAGACGTCGCTTTCGGAGCTTGTCTCGGAGATTTCCGAGGAGGTAGAGATTCGGCTCGAACACGAAGCCCACTACGACTGGATTTCCTTTGTGCCGTTGCGCGATTCGGATGCTGGTGCATTGACGAAGTACTTCGGGAAGGTAGCTGGAGAGGATGAGTACAAGTATCGGGGCATCGAGTGTCGGCAGCGAAGTACGCCGTCATATATCGGCGATGCGCAGAAAGCGTTGATTCGAGCGGTGGATGCGTATCGTGATCCAGAGGCGGTGTGTGAGGAATTGCGCTCGTGGGTTGATCGGCTTGAGCGTGGGGCGGTTGATCCGGATGAGTTGGTGATTACGAATCGTGTCTCGAAGAAGCGGGAGGACTACACGCAGTTAACGCGGAGTGTGGCGGCATTAGAGCGAGCGGCTGAGTTGGGGTTGACGCGTGCGCCTGGTCAGAGTGTGTCGTATGTGGTGGTTGACGATGCAAAGCAGTCGCGGGAGCGGGTGAAGTTAGCGAGTGAGGAGTTAGACGAGTATGATGTCGGGTTCTATCGGGAGTTGTTGGTTCGTGCAGCAGCGAGTGTACTGTCGCCGCTGGGGTGGCGAGAATCAGATATTGAGGAGGAGTTAGGGAAATATATCGAGTCGAGTTTGGCGTCGTTCGGTTCAATCTGA
- a CDS encoding cyclic nucleotide-binding/CBS domain-containing protein, with protein sequence MDDVFIGSLMSSPVYTVSNDTSLQNAGETMREHEIGSIIVVGDDDQLEGIITATDFIHVVAEGDPDPNESVASVMSTEVITTTASESVQTAADIMIKHGFDHLPVVDGEAVIGVITTTDLTAYLSTTEEPSPS encoded by the coding sequence ATGGATGATGTCTTTATCGGGAGTCTCATGTCTTCTCCGGTGTACACTGTAAGTAACGACACCTCACTCCAGAACGCTGGCGAGACAATGCGCGAACACGAGATTGGATCGATAATCGTCGTTGGTGATGACGACCAACTCGAAGGGATCATCACTGCAACTGACTTCATTCATGTTGTCGCAGAAGGCGATCCTGATCCGAATGAATCTGTTGCCTCTGTCATGAGTACAGAGGTCATTACAACGACCGCAAGTGAATCGGTTCAAACTGCGGCGGACATAATGATAAAACACGGCTTTGATCATCTCCCGGTTGTCGACGGAGAAGCGGTCATCGGTGTTATCACGACGACTGACCTCACGGCATATCTTTCGACCACAGAGGAACCGAGCCCATCATAG
- a CDS encoding enoyl-CoA hydratase-related protein: MAYEAVTVDIDGHISTITLNRPEAMNTFSTGLAHDLDDALRELDENDDVRVVIIEGAGKAFSAGIDLTEHGDFDTQREFKRWVRQMEKPFQTLVDMRTPVIAAAHGHAAANGIGLVAACDLAVLAEGTKLGATAPNVGLFCMGPAVPLMRSLTQKQCLELLLTGELIDAKTAFDWGLVNRVVPKDDLREETIALAESIAEKSPVAVQMGKQAYYVMNDLDYDTALEYSNELFASLCTTGDANEGIDAFLNKREPEWPGK, encoded by the coding sequence ATGGCTTATGAGGCCGTCACGGTAGACATCGACGGGCATATTTCGACGATCACGCTTAACCGCCCGGAGGCGATGAACACGTTCAGCACGGGATTAGCCCACGATCTCGATGACGCTCTTCGAGAACTCGACGAAAATGATGACGTTCGGGTCGTAATCATTGAGGGTGCTGGGAAGGCGTTTTCAGCGGGGATTGACCTAACTGAACACGGAGACTTTGACACCCAACGGGAGTTTAAAAGATGGGTCCGACAGATGGAAAAACCATTTCAGACGCTCGTGGACATGAGGACACCTGTCATCGCGGCAGCTCATGGTCACGCCGCCGCGAACGGAATTGGACTGGTTGCTGCGTGCGATCTCGCAGTGCTCGCGGAAGGAACCAAACTCGGCGCTACCGCCCCCAACGTGGGATTATTCTGTATGGGGCCTGCCGTACCGTTGATGCGGTCGCTCACACAGAAACAGTGTCTCGAACTCCTGCTGACGGGCGAGCTCATTGATGCCAAGACCGCATTCGACTGGGGACTTGTTAATCGCGTCGTCCCCAAGGACGACCTCCGAGAGGAGACAATTGCACTCGCGGAGTCAATCGCAGAGAAGAGTCCGGTCGCCGTTCAAATGGGCAAGCAGGCATATTACGTGATGAACGATCTCGACTACGACACCGCCCTCGAGTACTCGAACGAGCTGTTCGCCTCGCTGTGTACCACAGGCGACGCGAACGAGGGCATTGATGCGTTCCTCAATAAGCGTGAGCCCGAGTGGCCTGGTAAGTAA
- a CDS encoding YdhR family protein, protein MEVVFITFESELSSEELDETLRDRAKKFRQMDGLVQKYYLQDEESGQVGGLYMFNSEISRDAFLASDLRTAIREVCRDWRAGSGNVPPAIPAA, encoded by the coding sequence ATGGAGGTCGTTTTCATCACATTCGAATCGGAACTGAGTTCCGAGGAGTTAGACGAGACGCTACGCGACCGCGCGAAGAAGTTCCGACAGATGGACGGACTCGTCCAGAAATACTATCTGCAAGACGAAGAGAGCGGGCAGGTTGGCGGACTCTACATGTTCAACTCCGAAATATCACGTGACGCATTTCTCGCGTCCGACCTCCGCACCGCGATACGGGAAGTATGCCGTGACTGGCGAGCTGGAAGTGGAAACGTTCCACCTGCTATTCCCGCTGCATGA
- a CDS encoding amidase, which produces MSEGVNPSASELATCIRRGSLSIPDVTEKYLTRLEKRDGDLNAFVTVLEEEARERAQTAEAELTNGAKLGPLHGVPIAIKDLFDFKTGAPNTFGSKPFEDFVPEQNATYVDRLLEAGAIIVGKTNTPEFGHKGVTDNLVIGPTSTPFDLNHNAGGSSGGSAAAVAAGIVPLAQGGDSGGSIRIPASCCGVYGFNPTYRRVAQEIRPDAFLSHTPFLQIGPISRTVEDAALMLDVMTGPHPRDPLSMPDDGADFVTATRQSISGLKIAYSPDLDVFPIDTRVQSVVDEAVRAFETAGATVEEVKIGIEQSHRELADLWIRQNWMTYHSTLEGFKSDGIDLLGDYREDLTPALVDHLEDTADLSIREYKRDEHARTQVYDAIQDVFEEYDLIVTPTIAVPPVKNHTGSDEQTVGPTEINGESVDPLIGWCLTFPFNFTGHPAASIPAGLSDGLPIGMQIVGDRFADETVFAASGAFERIKPWADTYSMIDC; this is translated from the coding sequence ATGAGTGAAGGCGTTAATCCATCTGCAAGCGAGTTGGCTACCTGTATCAGGAGAGGTTCCTTATCCATCCCTGATGTTACAGAGAAATATCTCACACGACTCGAAAAACGTGATGGAGATCTCAACGCATTCGTAACTGTACTTGAAGAAGAAGCCCGTGAGCGGGCACAAACAGCTGAAGCGGAACTCACAAACGGTGCGAAACTTGGCCCGCTTCATGGTGTTCCAATCGCAATCAAGGATTTGTTTGACTTCAAAACCGGCGCCCCAAACACATTCGGCTCGAAACCCTTCGAAGATTTCGTCCCTGAGCAGAACGCTACATACGTCGATCGGCTTCTAGAAGCTGGAGCGATCATCGTTGGGAAGACAAACACACCAGAGTTCGGTCACAAAGGTGTGACTGATAATCTGGTCATTGGTCCGACCAGCACTCCTTTCGACCTTAATCATAATGCAGGTGGCTCATCGGGCGGTAGTGCAGCAGCTGTTGCCGCTGGGATTGTCCCACTTGCTCAAGGCGGTGATAGTGGGGGATCAATTCGAATTCCTGCCTCCTGTTGTGGGGTGTATGGGTTCAATCCGACATATAGACGGGTCGCACAAGAAATCCGACCAGATGCGTTTCTCTCTCACACGCCATTTCTGCAGATCGGACCGATCTCACGAACAGTTGAAGATGCTGCACTCATGCTTGACGTGATGACTGGCCCCCACCCTCGTGATCCGTTGAGTATGCCGGATGATGGAGCGGATTTCGTTACTGCGACTCGTCAGAGTATTAGTGGACTCAAGATCGCCTACAGCCCGGATCTCGATGTATTTCCAATCGATACGCGAGTTCAGTCAGTCGTTGACGAAGCCGTTCGAGCCTTCGAAACTGCAGGCGCGACTGTAGAAGAAGTGAAAATAGGCATCGAGCAATCCCATCGAGAGCTCGCTGACCTGTGGATTCGCCAGAACTGGATGACGTATCACTCCACGCTCGAGGGATTCAAGAGCGACGGTATCGATTTACTGGGTGATTACCGCGAAGATCTCACACCTGCACTCGTCGACCATCTTGAGGATACGGCAGATCTCTCCATTCGTGAATACAAGCGAGATGAACACGCTCGAACGCAGGTATATGATGCCATTCAAGATGTCTTTGAGGAATACGACCTCATTGTAACACCAACGATCGCTGTTCCACCTGTGAAGAATCACACTGGGAGTGATGAGCAAACGGTTGGCCCGACTGAAATCAATGGTGAGTCCGTTGATCCACTTATTGGTTGGTGTCTCACGTTCCCGTTCAATTTTACTGGGCATCCAGCTGCTTCGATACCAGCGGGACTATCCGATGGATTGCCGATCGGGATGCAAATTGTTGGCGACCGCTTTGCTGATGAGACTGTTTTCGCTGCCAGTGGTGCCTTCGAACGCATCAAACCATGGGCGGACACATATTCAATGATCGATTGTTGA
- a CDS encoding alpha/beta fold hydrolase, whose protein sequence is MPYITGSDETELFVTDTGSGQPLILIHGGFMSHRVWDYQIERLSDEYRVIALDLCGHGASAKPYLDYTPKRFAQDIADLLETLELDQGILVGWSLGATVAATYLTEYKNPIEGTVFLSSGIFEGIAHSGSQSTEGLDFDSLIQAHRSNRPDAMMAFVSGFFAEAPSQTMQHWLWSIGMECPMYVGIDVLELYRDMDHSRLEKRLSNIDIPTAVFHGAHDTAASLTDAEFVAAEVLPNATFVPFPESGHVPFLEQRELFNEELVSYIKSVYSSPL, encoded by the coding sequence ATGCCGTACATTACAGGATCTGATGAGACAGAGCTCTTTGTTACCGATACGGGATCCGGACAACCTCTTATTCTTATCCATGGTGGTTTTATGAGCCACCGTGTTTGGGATTATCAAATTGAGAGGCTTAGTGACGAGTATCGGGTCATCGCACTGGATCTTTGTGGTCATGGTGCTTCTGCGAAGCCGTATCTCGACTACACACCGAAACGATTCGCGCAGGATATTGCAGATTTACTAGAAACACTTGAACTTGATCAGGGAATACTCGTAGGATGGTCCCTTGGTGCAACTGTAGCGGCTACTTATCTGACAGAGTATAAAAATCCAATCGAAGGGACTGTATTTCTCTCATCGGGGATTTTTGAAGGCATTGCTCATAGCGGGAGTCAATCTACTGAAGGACTTGATTTTGACAGTCTAATCCAAGCACATCGATCTAATCGACCAGACGCTATGATGGCATTTGTATCTGGATTTTTCGCAGAAGCACCTTCTCAAACCATGCAGCACTGGCTATGGAGTATCGGGATGGAATGTCCCATGTACGTCGGTATTGATGTGCTAGAACTATATCGAGATATGGATCATTCCAGACTTGAAAAACGCCTCTCTAACATCGATATCCCAACAGCAGTGTTTCACGGTGCTCACGATACTGCTGCCTCCCTCACTGATGCAGAATTTGTTGCGGCTGAAGTGTTGCCAAACGCTACGTTTGTCCCCTTTCCAGAGAGTGGCCATGTACCCTTTTTAGAGCAGCGTGAACTATTTAATGAGGAATTGGTTAGTTATATAAAATCTGTGTACTCATCTCCGCTTTAG
- a CDS encoding DMT family transporter produces MTRPDALSHYPWMVPLISLLGAGTVLGVSTNLAKLAAGVGLDPLAFLAWSVTGSAVVLGSVGAARHRLPSVNIRTTEYFVISGLVGLAVPNLLSFAAVTHVGAGFVALTIAFPPLFTYLGALFLGMESFRFRRAAGVVLALGGATLLGILKLSEPDVDPFWVAATLCSPILLAGGNIYRTARWPEGAAPDELAPGMLAAAGTILLAVGLIANTFWEGNGGSSFSLAVPTSHAAPILLILAQTATFSVMYFLYFILQKRGGPVYLSLLGSVAAIVGVPIAVLFLGEAPPKGLALGCILIGFGVGLVTLGDPKTT; encoded by the coding sequence ATGACCCGCCCTGACGCATTATCCCACTATCCATGGATGGTTCCGCTCATATCTCTCCTCGGTGCAGGCACTGTTCTTGGGGTCTCGACTAACCTTGCTAAACTCGCCGCTGGTGTCGGCCTTGATCCGTTGGCCTTCCTTGCGTGGTCAGTCACTGGGTCGGCAGTCGTTCTCGGAAGTGTCGGCGCCGCCCGGCACCGACTCCCCTCGGTTAATATTCGTACCACTGAGTATTTCGTGATATCTGGCTTGGTCGGCCTGGCCGTTCCCAATCTCCTCTCTTTCGCTGCCGTCACCCATGTTGGGGCTGGTTTTGTCGCACTCACAATCGCCTTCCCGCCCCTCTTCACCTACCTTGGTGCGCTCTTTCTTGGCATGGAATCGTTCCGATTTCGCCGTGCGGCTGGCGTCGTACTCGCACTTGGGGGAGCAACTCTTCTCGGCATCCTCAAACTTTCTGAACCGGACGTTGATCCATTCTGGGTTGCTGCGACGCTCTGTTCTCCGATTCTTCTGGCCGGCGGTAACATTTACCGTACGGCCCGCTGGCCGGAGGGGGCTGCTCCCGACGAACTCGCTCCTGGCATGCTTGCTGCGGCCGGTACCATACTCCTTGCTGTCGGTCTAATTGCGAACACCTTCTGGGAGGGGAATGGTGGGTCTAGTTTTTCTCTTGCCGTGCCCACGAGTCACGCCGCGCCCATTCTTCTCATTCTTGCCCAGACTGCAACGTTTTCGGTGATGTACTTCCTATACTTCATCCTCCAGAAGCGTGGAGGACCTGTCTACCTCAGCCTCCTTGGTTCAGTCGCTGCTATCGTTGGTGTCCCCATTGCTGTCCTCTTTTTAGGAGAAGCTCCGCCAAAGGGGCTTGCCCTCGGTTGCATCCTTATTGGGTTCGGTGTTGGTCTTGTCACACTCGGTGACCCGAAGACGACATAG
- a CDS encoding helix-turn-helix domain-containing protein — protein sequence MAKAEGNPEHVIDGFLSVAQLLSEPRLARLYTFILRNEAVTINDIVDGLETPRTTAYSDTATLVEMGVLSRDEAQKTHTYTATPITLTAELDGAEYTITPTLIEAVGRTPQDQDLDLLLDRYGLGKLAAALTYAVPYVDGEMTERIAARELDLQVAFAIAVLHALREVILEMQPHDPYFDRIQNARDHPPNTET from the coding sequence ATGGCAAAAGCCGAAGGCAATCCCGAACACGTCATTGATGGTTTCCTCTCGGTTGCCCAGCTGCTATCCGAACCACGGCTGGCCCGTCTCTATACCTTCATTCTGCGAAATGAAGCGGTGACGATCAACGATATCGTCGACGGATTAGAGACACCCCGAACGACCGCCTATTCGGATACAGCGACACTCGTAGAGATGGGTGTCCTATCCCGTGACGAAGCACAGAAGACACACACCTACACGGCGACGCCGATTACGCTGACCGCAGAGCTTGATGGGGCTGAATATACGATTACACCCACCCTCATCGAAGCAGTCGGCCGGACGCCGCAGGATCAGGACCTTGACCTCCTCCTCGACCGATATGGGCTCGGCAAACTTGCTGCTGCACTCACGTACGCTGTCCCGTACGTTGATGGAGAAATGACCGAGCGAATTGCTGCTCGGGAACTTGATCTGCAGGTTGCGTTCGCGATCGCTGTGCTGCATGCACTCAGGGAAGTCATTCTCGAGATGCAACCACACGACCCCTACTTTGATAGGATTCAGAACGCACGCGACCACCCACCGAACACAGAGACATAA
- a CDS encoding CynX/NimT family MFS transporter — protein sequence MNSQTDDSDSAWVFSSISLDQVNTKRHIFVLLGLLVVALNLRPAIASVSPVLEQIRIDLGLSYGTVSLLTTLPTICMGVFALTAAPIAQRLGQEQTVLYAVILIGFATAVRFAGTHVSVLFATAIVVGIGIALIQALLPALVDRYFTDRADLVTSLYTASLIGGAAIAAAATVPIERMLGSWSAALGSWSVLAVFGAIFWGIVIRGQSTTANRSGADGTVEGEAAATQLPWRSRWAWILSVFYGGSAFLYFATLTWLAPFYQSLGWSEELSGFLLTVFTVAEIAGTLGVALLTSLSSDRRPALVLTLVACIIGFGAMAWIPLASPWIWATIAGAGIGGLFDLTLLLPIDYAPTPETTGKLSSMVVGIGYLLSALGPVVIGRLRSASDGYVVPFLLLVGICVIMLIVSLWFQPENTIKVR from the coding sequence ATGAACTCTCAGACTGATGACTCCGATAGTGCTTGGGTGTTTAGTAGTATCTCTCTCGATCAGGTAAATACGAAACGTCATATTTTCGTTCTTTTGGGCTTGTTAGTCGTTGCTCTTAACCTTCGGCCAGCTATTGCCTCGGTTTCACCGGTACTGGAGCAGATACGAATTGACTTAGGACTCAGTTATGGGACAGTCAGCTTGCTCACGACCCTTCCAACCATCTGTATGGGGGTTTTTGCACTCACTGCTGCTCCTATCGCTCAACGGCTCGGCCAAGAACAGACTGTTCTCTATGCAGTCATTCTAATTGGGTTCGCTACTGCCGTACGCTTCGCTGGTACCCATGTTAGTGTCTTGTTCGCTACTGCAATTGTCGTCGGCATCGGAATTGCCCTTATTCAAGCACTCCTCCCAGCGCTTGTTGATAGATACTTCACCGATCGTGCTGATCTCGTAACTAGCCTCTACACTGCAAGCTTGATTGGTGGTGCAGCCATTGCTGCTGCCGCTACTGTTCCGATCGAGCGGATGCTTGGCTCATGGTCTGCAGCACTCGGCTCTTGGAGTGTACTGGCCGTATTTGGAGCGATTTTTTGGGGAATAGTTATTCGTGGACAATCTACGACTGCTAACCGATCAGGTGCTGACGGGACGGTTGAAGGTGAAGCTGCTGCAACACAGTTACCATGGCGCAGTCGATGGGCATGGATATTATCGGTGTTTTATGGAGGTTCTGCATTTTTGTATTTTGCAACCTTGACATGGCTTGCCCCATTCTACCAGTCACTTGGTTGGAGCGAGGAACTTTCTGGATTTCTACTAACTGTGTTCACAGTCGCTGAAATTGCAGGAACGCTCGGTGTCGCACTTCTCACTAGTCTTAGTTCGGACCGACGGCCAGCACTTGTGCTGACGCTCGTAGCATGTATCATCGGATTCGGTGCAATGGCGTGGATACCCCTTGCAAGTCCGTGGATTTGGGCAACTATCGCAGGAGCCGGAATCGGTGGATTATTTGATCTCACGTTACTTTTGCCGATAGATTACGCTCCAACTCCAGAGACAACAGGCAAACTAAGCTCGATGGTAGTCGGTATTGGCTATCTGCTTTCTGCGCTTGGTCCGGTCGTAATTGGACGATTACGTAGTGCTTCTGATGGATATGTCGTTCCGTTTCTCCTTCTCGTCGGAATCTGCGTTATAATGTTGATCGTGTCGCTATGGTTTCAGCCAGAAAACACCATCAAGGTTAGGTGA
- a CDS encoding helix-turn-helix domain-containing protein, translating into MARLQLKVNGAPVYDRLADISVEFPESEFRLLAVQPRGDSLFEIAEVNTTQRKELVAHFENAPDVRSFDVITTDTQSVLIQFIVPVSDLYEALLRSGNLPRYPLELQDGWFHAEILASQNRLSAYTTELTTLGIPYEIRSLSQSYNSRQQLTNRQWEFVTEAVDQGYYEIPRECTLTELANHLGINRSAASKLHHRAESRIVKQFVNMGDTH; encoded by the coding sequence ATGGCTCGTCTACAACTCAAGGTGAACGGAGCGCCGGTCTATGATCGTTTAGCAGATATCTCAGTCGAATTTCCGGAATCTGAATTCAGGTTGTTAGCAGTTCAACCCCGAGGAGACAGCTTATTCGAGATTGCAGAAGTGAATACTACACAGAGAAAAGAACTCGTTGCACATTTCGAAAATGCTCCTGACGTTCGTTCATTCGATGTGATCACCACAGATACTCAGAGTGTGCTGATACAATTCATCGTCCCGGTATCTGATTTGTACGAGGCACTACTGAGATCCGGGAATCTGCCACGGTACCCTCTAGAACTCCAGGATGGATGGTTTCATGCCGAGATACTAGCTTCACAAAATCGATTGTCAGCATACACTACAGAGTTAACAACGCTCGGTATCCCTTATGAGATCCGCTCACTGTCTCAGTCATATAACTCCAGACAACAGCTCACAAACCGTCAATGGGAATTTGTCACAGAAGCAGTTGATCAAGGATATTACGAGATACCAAGAGAATGCACGCTCACAGAATTAGCGAATCATCTCGGGATAAATAGGTCTGCAGCAAGCAAGTTACACCATCGTGCCGAGAGTCGGATTGTCAAACAATTTGTCAATATGGGGGATACCCACTAA